The nucleotide window GGTTATTTCAACGCCGGTTTTCACGGCTGGACCGGCACGCCGGAGAACATCCAGGCGCTGGCCAACGGCGTCGGTATCCCGTTCATTCCGCCGGACACCAGCAAGGAAAACTACACCGTCGACCACAGCGGCAATCTGGTCATCATCGGCCCGGACGGTCGCCAGCACGGCTTCATCCGCGCACCGCTGCGGGTGCAGAAGCTCGCCGAACAGTTGCCCGCGCTGGTGCAGCAGCCGCGCTGAGTGACCACCCCTTTCCGTAGAAACGACAAAGCGCGGCGAAAGCCGCGCTTTGCATTCGGGCCGCGCTTACTTGGTCTGCAGGATCAGATCGCGGCGCATCAGCGTCTTGATCTTCAGCAGGTGATCGTCTTCCTGGGTCTTGGCCTTGACGAAGCTGTCGCCGATGTTCGGATGGCCCGCGGCCTGCGCCAGCTCGATCAGCAGTTCCCAGGCGGCGTTGTCCGCCAGCTCCGCCGTCAGCAATGCATTCAGACACTGCGGGATGTTGGTGCGTGGATCGGTCAGCACCTGCATGATGCCCATCGCCATGACCCCGGCCACGTCGGCACAGGGCGTCTGCGCGGTGGGATCGGCGCCGAGTTTTTCCATCGCCGCGTGCACCAGCATCATGTGCTCGAACTCTTCGTCACGGATGTGCTGCAACTCGTCCACCAGCGCGCTGCCGGAATCGAGGTTGCGCGCCTTGGCGATCATCGCCTCGTACAGACGCACACCGTTGCGCTCGAACGCCAGGCGCTCGCCGAGCTTGTCGATGAACACCTCGGGGCTCTTGCCTTTCATCATGTCGAAGCCGGTCTTGAGCATGCCCTTGGCCGAACCTGGCACCGGTACCGAGCCGATGCGGTCGGCCTCTTCATTGCGTTCGGCGCGCTCGACCAGCATGCCGTGCTCGTCACCCGGCACGTCCGGATGAATCTCGTTGACGGCATCGAGCAGGCGCTTGGTGTCTTTCGGCGACATCTGCACGCCGGTGAAGTTGGTACCTACTTTCGCTGCAGTAGCCATGTTCGTCTCCTCAGGAAGCCTTGCGCATCAGTTCGCCACCCGGCGCCCACTGGTAACCCGCCGAGACGATGTCCGAGGCGAGCCCTTGCGAGGCGAGGTGGTTGCGGTAATCGAGCGAGGACTGCGGCTCC belongs to Pseudomonas phenolilytica and includes:
- a CDS encoding ferritin-like domain-containing protein, whose amino-acid sequence is MATAAKVGTNFTGVQMSPKDTKRLLDAVNEIHPDVPGDEHGMLVERAERNEEADRIGSVPVPGSAKGMLKTGFDMMKGKSPEVFIDKLGERLAFERNGVRLYEAMIAKARNLDSGSALVDELQHIRDEEFEHMMLVHAAMEKLGADPTAQTPCADVAGVMAMGIMQVLTDPRTNIPQCLNALLTAELADNAAWELLIELAQAAGHPNIGDSFVKAKTQEDDHLLKIKTLMRRDLILQTK